In the Plasmodium gaboni strain SY75 chromosome 13, whole genome shotgun sequence genome, TGTAGAAccaaatattataaatcTAAATGTTATCAATACTTATGAAATTTATCATACCTCATTTGAAATATGTTATGATTATAAAGAGATAGAAGAAcataacatatatacatatcaAAAGTctcataataataataataaaaaaaaactttGTCAACTCACATCCTCTCCTTTTTTggttaataataatacaaacttatgtgataaaaaatattatgaagAACAAAAGGACGAACGTTATTCGTCAGACAGAAATGATGATGTTTGTTGTGCTATCATCAGTGGACATAAAAaggataaaaaaattgatgaaatgaaaaacaaaaatattggtcaaatgaaaaagaaaaatacCATTGAAAGGAAGTATCATCAAAATATCGTTGTGccatataataattacaaacaaataaatgatTCTATAGGGGatcatataaatgatagaaatgataataatatggaaaagaataaaaataatttaagaAATATCTTATCTAATAATATGACAAAAGAAAGGAAAAAACACAACTACCTATTCCATCTTCTACATATGAATTctagaaaaaaaaaaaaacaaaaaaaaaaacaaaaaataaaacaaaaaataaaacaaaaaataaaaaaaaaaaaaaaaatatgtggaataaatacattagagagaaaagaagaaataCAAAATGATTTTAAGAACcaacatatatatcatatacaaaaaaattgtaaTTGTAATGATTCAACAAATCTGAATTATATTAGtgatgattataataataggGAATCTTATAGAGAAacatataaacataataatatacatgaacaaataaatcaagaaaatatttcaaaagatgatatatatattaataaaaaaagtacagatataaataatgatgatgatttatatttctcAGTATTATGTTTTGATGCACAGACAAAATCAACTATTCcaattaatttatattcttttcttcacttgaaaaaaaatactatctttaaatatttagaagaaaatatacGCTTTAAGGAACAAACACAAAATGtaaatgataataacaataaaatattaataaatcataatgataatatgaaacgtatagaaaatattaataatataaaaaaaaggagaaaggaaaaaatacataataatgaaaatacatataattttgcTACGGcaagatatatttatatacaacCATATACAGgtattataaaaaagaatacaagaaaaaaaataaaattaaatatttttattgaacatattttaaaatcACACAGAATTAAAGATTCATTTGTTTTAATTATTAGAATACATAATTTTGATAAggatatttttttaactATAAAATGCCTcttacaaaataatataattactTCTCTTATACATGATAATTTGAgtcttttaaaaaaaaaaaaaaaatacatgCAAAATAGGAATACACATGCAGGGTTGATGTATTCCTCTgattttgataatattaaaaataaaaaaactataaaaaagaaatataaaataaagaaaaacaaaatgaattatGCCTTTCATCATATGACGAATATGAGTTTATTAAGATATAcatgtaataaaaaaataagaagAAACACAAAAAATCAAACAGAAAATAAAGTGgacaataatattatgcTACACAAAATGgatataacaaataatatatcatataataataatatagaaatacCATGTGAAATACAAAATCgctttttaaaaaatgattctaattctttattaaaaaatattattaataataagaatatgtttaaatataatattaaaaagaaaaagagaggtacttattttttatcgagaaattttataaaatttttatttttcttattctttcatattaataaacaacaagaaatattatttactAATACAacaaatgaagaaaaaatggATGACCTCTTGTATTTCTTTAACTTGAGtaatatgaattattatcatttattatattcatttaattatatatttcaaacCTCCAAGGAGAATATTGATATGTGTAAATATAACTATTACTGCAAAAAAAGGTTCTTTGATATGGTTCAAAGGAATATaagaaagaaaagaaatgaTGCTATTTATAATGAACATGATGAAAGGAgtgataaaataaatgacATTCAAATGAAGAAGTACTTCTTCAACATGGGTgataataacaacaataataataataataataataataattattattattattataataactGTTTCATTAATAATTCCTTCTTTATTCATGATAAACAAAGAGATATCAAACATCTACATAACGATTCCAATgtgatatataatattacttatttaataagaaagattgaaaaaaataaaaaaatcGAAAAGGATATATCCATAATatccttattattattatgtgaacaatttttttatattataaatacaaatataataacatcACAATGTCTtagttatataaaaaatatttataataatatgaatataaaaaaaaagaaaaaaatgtatttcATCTTTTTAATCTTATTAAGAAATTCTTTcacatgtatatattataaaaatatctttctggtatttatatcatttataaagaaattatttatttatttcttacaattaaatattcaacatttttatgtaaCCGTTATGAAACAgaatgatattattaaaaataaaaatatgaaaaacataaataagACAAAGgaaacaaataaatataatcataatgtaaataatgATAACAAAGCAgttgataataataaaNNNNNNNNNNNNNNNNNNNNNNNNNNNNNNaaaaataaaaatatgaaaaacataaataagACAAAGgaaacaaataaatataatcataatgtaaataatgATAACAAAGCAgttgataataataaaaacgatgataatatatatatcaacACATTTAAGGAGCACAATTATCAACAacatacaaaaaataacaaattaaaatattatttcgatttatttcttaattcttttaatttttttcataatgcttttataatttatatttcgTCATTCATATTTAGTTTTCTTGATATACAAATAGCGATTGATTTAACTCATTACATTCTTTTctatttataaaaaaaaaaaaaaaaaaaaaaaaaaaaacatacata is a window encoding:
- a CDS encoding hypothetical protein (conserved Plasmodium protein, unknown function), with the translated sequence MNEYVRYTTSFYVFDLYKYNTSVEFLKSLQLITYEDIIIISLQNISDKNMKETYENIIDKHCNPNKAYVFLHLNYKFENDLCVLMIKKGLHNNIKDVYYKVIHISTKNIFGKIYKKVIKYYFIDYIQKIINTNNNFIYNKYNNTTDSNNNNNNNDNVENYYINEENKKDFNVTIRNDMLLYDINHKKYFNYINKYFQHANDINEKNEKADTKLNHFLAHQYKIDQYXXXXXXXXXXNKYYYDNTYNNNSSSYHYNSDSILIGNKKEIYNINYNICNMKNKEEIYTHNNIIINNNNNNNLNNYISFNKKKYDRNILHCLTLMINNIRFCICFSNFDIYKYIQSKNYYQYIFYKERINNFYKDKENSPFYINYMNYYLNMYNIFCKQLYNHFINKIIFETKKEDMYLFNMDIIIFIGFNKLVLCNINENIKSEKQKHIYINMKKKQNEYLSNNSIFFDKNIIIFNKNTHHFLIQKYYKTLTSKNILNHILPIGFKSVCDLYTLIKINIIDDFFLYHTYKKHEQQYSLVNHLKIKKNKKKNITISVEPNIINLNVINTYEIYHTSFEICYDYKEIEEHNIYTYQKSHNNNNKKKLCQLTSSPFLVNNNTNLCDKKYYEEQKDERYSSDRNDDVCCAIISGHKKDKKIDEMKNKNIGQMKKKNTIERKYHQNIVVPYNNYKQINDSIGDHINDRNDNNMEKNKNNLRNILSNNMTKERKKHNYLFHLLHMNSRKKKKQKKKQKIKQKIKQKIKKKKKICGINTLERKEEIQNDFKNQHIYHIQKNCNCNDSTNLNYISDDYNNRESYRETYKHNNIHEQINQENISKDDIYINKKSTDINNDDDLYFSVLCFDAQTKSTIPINLYSFLHLKKNTIFKYLEENIRFKEQTQNVNDNNNKILINHNDNMKRIENINNIKKRRKEKIHNNENTYNFATARYIYIQPYTGIIKKNTRKKIKLNIFIEHILKSHRIKDSFVLIIRIHNFDKDIFLTIKCLLQNNIITSLIHDNLSLLKKKKKYMQNRNTHAGLMYSSDFDNIKNKKTIKKKYKIKKNKMNYAFHHMTNMSLLRYTCNKKIRRNTKNQTENKVDNNIMLHKMDITNNISYNNNIEIPCEIQNRFLKNDSNSLLKNIINNKNMFKYNIKKKKRGTYFLSRNFIKFLFFLFFHINKQQEILFTNTTNEEKMDDLLYFFNLSNMNYYHLLYSFNYIFQTSKENIDMCKYNYYCKKRFFDMVQRNIRKKRNDAIYNEHDERSDKINDIQMKKYFFNMGDNNNNNNNNNNNNYYYYYNNCFINNSFFIHDKQRDIKHLHNDSNVIYNITYLIRKIEKNKKIEKDISIISLLLLCEQFFYIINTNIITSQCLSYIKNIYNNMNIKKKKKMYFIFLILLRNSFTCIYYKNIFLVFISFIKKLFIYFLQLNIQHFYVTVMKQNDIIKNKNMKNINKTKETNKYNHNVNNDNKAVDNNKXXXXXXXXXXKNKNMKNINKTKETNKYNHNVNNDNKAVDNNKNDDNIYINTFKEHNYQQHTKNNKLKYYFDLFLNSFNFFHNAFIIYISSFIFSFLDIQIAIDLTHYILFYL